A region from the Sphingomonas flavescens genome encodes:
- a CDS encoding glutathione S-transferase family protein produces the protein MTSKPTIRAFESSPDRGRGLARDFPVRWALEEVGQPYDVHLVSFKEMKEPEHRALQPFGQIPTYQEDRLTLFESAAIILRIAETHAGLLPVDAKARSRAIAWMFAAKATVEPVIVEREAAMLIERDKPWFEARLPIMEDRIRTRLTDLSSRLGDADWLDGGFNAGDLLMVNVLRRPAATPLLDERLAAYVARGEARPAFQRAFEAQQQVFLAASERQAQ, from the coding sequence GTGACGTCTAAACCGACCATCCGCGCGTTCGAAAGTTCGCCAGACCGCGGCCGTGGCCTGGCGCGCGATTTCCCGGTCCGCTGGGCGCTGGAGGAAGTCGGCCAGCCTTACGACGTGCACCTCGTTTCCTTCAAGGAAATGAAGGAGCCGGAGCATCGCGCGCTTCAGCCGTTCGGCCAGATCCCGACCTATCAGGAAGACCGACTGACGCTGTTCGAGTCCGCGGCGATCATCCTGCGCATTGCGGAAACGCACGCGGGACTTCTGCCGGTTGACGCTAAGGCGCGATCAAGGGCGATCGCTTGGATGTTCGCTGCGAAGGCGACCGTCGAGCCGGTCATCGTCGAACGCGAAGCCGCCATGCTGATTGAGCGCGACAAGCCATGGTTCGAGGCACGCTTGCCGATCATGGAAGATCGCATTCGCACCCGGCTGACGGATCTGTCGAGCCGCCTCGGCGACGCCGATTGGCTCGACGGTGGATTCAACGCGGGCGACCTGCTGATGGTCAACGTGCTGCGGCGGCCCGCCGCCACGCCATTGCTCGATGAGCGGTTGGCCGCCTACGTCGCGCGCGGCGAAGCCCGACCCGCGTTCCAGCGCGCGTTCGAGGCTCAGCAGCAGGTTTTCCTCGCCGCGTCTGAAAGGCAGGCTCAATGA
- a CDS encoding VOC family protein yields MTSKLTTVLWFDHGEARKAAEFYAATFPDSSVGNAMKAPGDYPDGKEGAELTLDFTVLGRSFSGLNGGPNFKPNESVSFMVVTEDQEETDRYWNAIVGNGGEESACGWCRDKWGFSWQITPRVLLDATTSHDKAAAKRAFDAMMTMKKIDIATIEAAMAEVPADA; encoded by the coding sequence ATGACCTCGAAACTGACGACCGTGCTGTGGTTCGACCATGGCGAGGCGCGCAAGGCGGCTGAATTCTACGCGGCCACTTTCCCCGACAGCTCGGTCGGCAATGCGATGAAGGCGCCGGGCGATTATCCGGATGGCAAGGAAGGCGCCGAGCTGACCTTGGACTTTACCGTTCTCGGCCGCTCGTTCTCCGGCCTTAACGGCGGACCGAACTTCAAGCCGAACGAGTCCGTCAGCTTCATGGTCGTCACCGAAGACCAGGAGGAAACCGATCGCTACTGGAATGCCATCGTCGGCAACGGCGGCGAGGAAAGCGCCTGCGGCTGGTGCAGGGACAAGTGGGGCTTCTCCTGGCAGATTACGCCGCGCGTGTTGCTCGACGCGACGACCAGTCACGACAAGGCGGCCGCGAAGCGCGCGTTCGACGCGATGATGACGATGAAGAAGATCGACATCGCCACCATCGAAGCCGCGATGGCCGAGGTGCCGGCGGATGCGTAA
- a CDS encoding glutathione S-transferase family protein produces the protein MKLQLFGHLFSSYTWKALIPLYANATPFEFRSVGPDQPENSAVLKRHSPFGQFPLLLEGDTAVFESTPIIDYLDVKYPGPNRWIPDGDAGLRSRFLDRFFDLHVMTNMNAPVANVLRPEGSQDAYGEERARQRLHIAYDWLEQNLGDGPWAVGDAFTLADCAAAPSLFYADWVEEIGEARPRLKAYRQRLLGHPAVSRCVEDARQFRAYFPLGAPDRD, from the coding sequence ATGAAGTTGCAGCTCTTCGGTCACCTCTTCTCGTCCTACACGTGGAAGGCGCTGATCCCGCTCTACGCCAATGCAACGCCGTTTGAGTTCCGGTCCGTCGGCCCGGACCAGCCGGAAAATAGCGCGGTGCTTAAGCGGCACTCGCCCTTCGGCCAGTTCCCGCTCCTGCTGGAGGGGGACACGGCGGTGTTCGAATCGACGCCGATCATCGACTATCTCGACGTGAAATATCCTGGCCCGAACCGTTGGATTCCGGATGGCGATGCCGGGCTCCGGTCGCGGTTTCTCGACCGGTTTTTCGACCTCCACGTGATGACCAATATGAATGCCCCGGTTGCAAATGTGCTGAGACCCGAAGGCTCTCAGGATGCTTATGGCGAAGAGCGCGCTCGCCAGCGTCTCCACATCGCCTATGACTGGCTGGAGCAAAATCTCGGCGATGGTCCTTGGGCGGTCGGCGATGCCTTCACGCTGGCGGACTGCGCGGCCGCTCCGTCGCTATTCTATGCCGATTGGGTCGAGGAAATCGGCGAAGCGCGTCCGCGATTGAAAGCCTACCGCCAGCGGCTGCTTGGCCATCCTGCGGTATCGCGGTGTGTCGAGGACGCGCGGCAATTCCGTGCCTATTTCCCGCTCGGCGCCCCCGACCGCGATTAG
- a CDS encoding dihydrofolate reductase family protein, with protein MRKLTGAVFQSLDGIMQAPGGPDEDTTSGFRYGGWSFHFWDEGLEKAFGPVIDADYDLLLGKRTYDIFSSYWPKHQEDPVGARFQRINKYVLTHSDEPLEWDRSEKLSGDTADAVRKLKQTEGRDLLIQGSSTIYAPLIKAGLIDRLITMVFPVILGDGKSIFDGSTGAGALKLVKHVVSDKGVAFLEYEPAGEVPIGSFAEEADKADA; from the coding sequence ATGCGTAAGCTCACCGGCGCCGTCTTCCAGTCGCTGGACGGCATCATGCAGGCGCCGGGCGGACCGGACGAAGATACGACTTCAGGATTCCGTTACGGCGGCTGGTCCTTCCACTTCTGGGACGAAGGGCTGGAAAAGGCTTTCGGCCCGGTGATCGACGCCGACTACGACCTGCTGCTCGGAAAGCGGACGTACGACATTTTTTCGTCCTACTGGCCCAAGCACCAGGAAGATCCCGTCGGCGCGCGCTTCCAGCGCATCAACAAATATGTGCTGACCCATTCGGACGAGCCGCTCGAATGGGATCGTAGCGAGAAGCTGTCTGGTGACACCGCGGACGCGGTCCGGAAGCTCAAGCAGACCGAAGGCCGCGACCTGCTGATCCAGGGCAGCAGCACGATCTACGCACCGCTGATTAAAGCGGGGCTGATCGATCGGTTGATCACCATGGTCTTCCCGGTCATCCTGGGTGACGGCAAGTCGATCTTCGACGGGTCGACCGGCGCCGGCGCGCTGAAGCTGGTCAAGCATGTCGTCTCCGACAAGGGCGTTGCCTTCCTCGAATATGAACCGGCCGGCGAAGTGCCGATCGGCTCGTTTGCCGAAGAAGCCGACAAGGCCGACGCATAG